The DNA window GAACAGGAGTTGACGCTCGAAACGCTGGAACTGTTCGGCGAGATGTACATGACGCTCTCGCTGTTTCCCCTGTTGCTCATCATCATCCTCGTCATCATGAGCATGCTCGGAAAGGCACAGGAGATGCTGCTCTACGGAACGGTGTACGCCCTGATTCCGCTCACCGGCGTCGGCTTTCTCGTGCTCGTCTCGACCGTGAAACAGGACGAGGTGGGGGACGGCTTCCTCGACTCCGGCGACGGCGGCGACCGCCTCGAAACGGTCTCCGGGGCGGGACTCCTCCACCTCGGCCTCGTCGAGGAGTTCGTCGGCGAGTTCTCCGTCTTCGACCGAATCAAAAGCCAAGAGGGAACGCACACCACCCTCGAACTGCTGAAACGGCCGCACGTCTTCTTCCGCGACAACCCGCTGTACGTCCTCGGCATCACGCTCCCGACCTCGATGGTGCTGGTCGCCAGCGCGGTGTGGACGGGGACGGTGGCCTCGTCCGTCGAGGGGTTGCGGGCGAACCCGACGTGGACGACGTTCGTCTACGTCTACATCCCGCTGTACGTGAACGGGGTCCCGCTCGCCGTCTTCCGCGAGTGGAACGTCCGGTCGCGCCACAAGGTGATTCGAAAGCTCTCGGACGACCTGCGTAAGCTGTCGAGCGCGAACGACACCGGTCTGACGCTGCTCGAATCCGTCAAGAACGTGGCCGAAACGTCCTCGGGGAAACTCGCCGACGAGTTCGACCGGATTCACGCCAAGGTCGAATACGGCATGGGCATGAAAGCGGCGCTCATCGAGTTCAACAACCGATACCACATTCCGCGACTCGCCCGAACGGTGAAACTCATCAGCAAGGCACAGGAGGCGTCGAGCCAGATTACGGCGGTTCTGACGACGGCGGCGCAGACGAGCGAGAATCAGGACGACATCGCGCGGGAGCGCCGCTCCCGCGCCCGCATGCAGGTCGTCATCATCATCATGACGTACCTCACCCTGCTCGCGGTGATGGCGATTTTGAAGACCCAGTTCCTCGACGTGATGGCGAACCTCTCGGCGAGTGCGGGCGGAAACGGCGCGTCCGGAGCGAGCATGAGTTCGTCCGGCATGAGTTTCGGCGACGGCATCGATACCGAGACGCTCTCGATGCTCTTTTTCCACGCGGTGACGATACAAGCCATCCTCTCGGGATTCATCAGCGGCTACATCCGCGACGCCGACCTCCTGTCGGGCGTCAAATTCTCGGTCGCGCTGGCGACGACCGCGCTCGGAGTTTGGGTGGTGGTCGGCTGACGATGGACGACAGAGGCCAGACGCTGAACGACTACGTGCTCGGCATCAGCGTCTTCCTGCTGACGGTGGCGTTCGTCGTCGCGTTCCTGCCGGGTATCTTCACCCCGTTCAACGCACCGATTGGCGATTCGACCACCGCTCGGGCGAGCCGCGGCGCGACGTTCATCGTCGGGAACCTCTCCGTCGATGGTCACCCGAACGTGCTCGACCAGGCTCGGACCGCGACGTTCTTCCAGCGGAACGAAACCGAACTCCGCGAGACGCTCGGCTTCCCGCGGACGACGGACGTCAACGTCACCGTCGTCGAGGAGGCGACGCGAACCGTCGCGTGGACCGCGGGCGACGCGCCAGGCGAGCACCCGACTGCCGCGACGGGCCGGGTCGTGCGAATCGGCGCGAAAACCTACCGACTGACGGTGAGAGTATGGTAGACGACAGGGGGCAGGCGTACACGCTGGAAGGGTTCGTCGGCGCGCTCGTCGTGTTGACCGCGCTGCTCTTCGTCTTTCAGTCCATCGTGCTGACGCCGACGACGGCGGGGACGGTGGACCAAGACGTGAAAGCACAACTCCGGGTGCAGGCGAACGACGCGCTTCGAACCGCCGACACCGACGGCGCGCTTCGAAACCTCACCCGCTACTGGAACGCGAGCGGCGGGTTCGCTTACACGAACGGAACCGACGTGGGATACGGAACTCACCCGCCGTGTGCCCCGACCGTCTCGCCGGACGGGACGTGCGATTCGTTCGGCGAGACGCTCCGCGACGTGTTCACCGCCCGCGGCTACACGTACAACCTCTACGTGACCTACCAGCTGGCGAGCGACCCGACGGAAACCGCCACGGAGCGCGTCGTCTACCGCGGGGTTCCGTCGGCGAACGCGGTGACGGCCACCCGCGACGTGGTTCTGTACGACGACCAGCGGTTGACCGCGCCGGAGGACGCCGGAAACGCGACGCTCGAAGCGCTCGGCTCCGGTGGGTTCTACGCGCCCGACGCCAGCGATGGCGTCGTCTACAACGTCGTGGAGGTGCGGTTGGTCGTATGGTAGCCGACGCCGAACGACGAGGCCTCCGCGGCGACGACCGGGGACAACTCATCCTCGTCGGAGCAGTCGTCATCGCCATCGCGCTGGTCGGCGTGGTCGTCGTCCTCAACAGCGTCCTCTACGCGGAGAACGTCGCCAATCGGGAGCCGATTTCGGCCACGCAAGACGTGCGGGACGCACAGACGCTCGTTCGGGAGGACGTCGGCTCGCTGGTCCGGCGGGTGAACGACGACGCGCGATACGACTCGCCGAGCGCGGTCCGAACCGCCGTCAACGGGAGCGTCGCGGAGTACGGGACGCTCATCGGGCTTCGAATCGCCCGGCGCTCTCCGGCGTCGCTGAACCTCTCCGTCACCGACGAAACGGTCGGGACCGGCATCGAACAGGATTCCGGCGGCAACTTCTCGGACGCGGGCGACGGGAGCAACTGGACGGTCGCGCGCAACGCGGACGTTCGGCGGTACGTCGCCACGGTGAACCGGTCGTCGCTCTCGACCGACCCCGACACGGCCTTCGCGGTGACGACGACCGACGGAGCCGCCGACTGGACGCTTTCCGTCTACCGAAACGGGACGAACGTCGTCGTCCGAACGAACGGCTCCGCGACGCCGACGGCGAGTTGTCCGGTCGCCGCGGAGCGCGTTCGAATCGACCTCCGAAACGGCTCGGCGGGTGGATGCTCGTTCACGTTCGCCGACGGCGTGGGCGACGGCTACGACGTCGAGTACCGGAACGGCGTGAACGCGAGCGGGAACTACTCCATCGTCCTCAACGGGACCGACGCGACGATTCCCTCCGGGGCGGTGCACACCGGTTCCTCGGCGTCGCCGTATCGAACGTACGTCGTCTACGACTTCGCGGTGCGGTTGACCTACGCGACGCCGGGACTGACCTACGGAACGCGGATACACACCACCCTCTACGAACCATGATTCCGACGCGACTCACGGCGGACGACCGGGCGGTCTCGACAACGGTCACGTACGTCCTGACGATGGCCATCACCGCGGTGCTCCTCGGCGGACTCATCACCGCCGCCGGGGGTCTCGTGGAGAACCAGCGAACGCAAGCGGTGCGGAACGAACTCGGCGTCGTCGGCGAGCGGATGGCGGGCGAGTTGACGAGCGTTGACGTCCTCGTGCAGGCGGGCGACGACCCCGCGGTTCGACTGCGGGCGCGCCACCCCGAACAGGTCGCGGGGAGGTACTACGCGGTCGAACTCGTGACCGGCGGGACGCCGCCGTGTTCCACCCAGCAGTGTCTCGTCCTCTCGACCGACGACGTGACCGTGACGGTGCCGTTCGCCACTGCGACGCCCGTGCAACCGGGGCGGGTGTCCGGCGGCACCGTCGTCATCGAATACGACGCGGTGAACGGAACGCTCGGGGTGACGAAACCATGACGTTCGACGAACGGGGCGTGAGCGAGGTGCTGGGGTTCATCTTCATCTTCTCGATAATCGTCGCGTCGGTCGGTATCCTCTACGTCAGCGGGGTCGGGTCGCTGACGAGCGCTCGAAACGCGGAACAGTCGCGGAACGCCCAGCGAGCGTTTTCAGCGCTGGCGACGACGTTCGACGACCTGCAACGCGGTCGTGCGCCCGCCCGCGCCGGTGAGATTCGTCTGTCGGGCGGGTCGCTTTCGGTCGAGAACGAGACGGAGCTTCGCGTCGTAGTCGACCAGACGAGTCCGTCCGCGGTGACGCTCAACCGAACGCTGTCGCACGGGTCGCTCGTCTACTCGTTCGACGGGAGCGTCGTTCGGTACGAAGCGGGAGCCGTCTTCGGTCGGAGCGACGGCGGAAGCGTCACCCTCCGCCCTCCGGCGTTCGCGTGCGGTCCCGACCGGGCGTTCGTCTCGTCGGTGTCGGTCGTCGGTGCGGGGGGACCGTCCGCGCTTCGCACGGACGGGTCCGTGCTCCTCGTCGGACGAACCGCGTCGAAGGAACTGGTCTTCCCGACCGACTCGACGCCACAGGACGCGGCGCAAGCCACGACGGTCAGGATAACCGTCGCGTCGTCGCCGGACGACGCGGCGTGGCGTCGGTACTTCGAGGGTACCGGCTGGTCGAAAAACGGGTCGTGGTACGAATGTCACACCCGACGGGCGGTCGTCCGCGAGACGACCGTCGCGTTCTCCGTCCGGGACTGACAATTCCCATCGCGTTTTTCGTTTACAAGCGGTTTTCACCCGTCGGCTCGCTCGATGGTGACCTGATTCATCGTCACGTGGATGCGGAAGTCCTCGGGTTCGCCGACGCTGCCGTCCTCGTGAATCGAGATGAGGACCACCGCGTCGTTGTAATCGGGATCGCCGCTGCCGCATTTCCCCGTCCCGATGTCGTCGGTGGTGGCGTCGGGACAGGAGAGTTCGTACACCAACACGAACTCGTTCGGGTCGAGGTCGAGGTAGCCGGTGTCGTTGATGCGGCCGCCGAGCATCTGGGACATGTTCCGCTGTTCGGGGTTCGCGGAGCCGTAGCCCGGCACCGCCATCCCGTCCGAGAGGAGCACGACGTTCCCCTCGTTCGTCCCCGTTCCATCGGCTTCGACGACGATGTTGGTCATCAGCGACCCTTCGTAGTCGGTCCGGTAGGATTCCCAGACGTAATCGTACCGCTCCCCGCCGGACTCGTACTGGTTGAGCCGCTTCGTCGCCGACGAACCCCAATCGACGGAGCCGATACCGTACGCGGTCCCCTCCACGCTGATGACGTCGCCCGCGGTCACGTTCTCGGAGAAGTGATAGTGCTCGCCGTTGGTCGGGTCGTTGATATCGTGTCTGATGACGTCCGTCGGCCCGACGCCATCGCCCCACGGCTCGTACGTGTCGTCGCCGACGTTGATGCGCATGTTGATGGGAGCGTTGCGCTTCGTGCCGTGGACCTCCCACTCGCCGGTCGTGTCGTTTTGGACCCAGTTCAGGTTGCCCCCGGAGGAGATTTCGGTCCCGAGAACGTCCACGCTGACCGAGGCGTTTCGTTGGGTGCTGACGCTGTTGTCGTCGCTTTCGGCCGTCGAACCGCTCAGAATAACCGTCAGGGACGCGGTTTCGTTCGCGTCGTCCACTGCCACGGTCCCACCATCGACGTGGGTTCGGAAAAAGTCGGCCCACGCCCGGTAGTAGTCGCTCTCGACGGTGAGCGTCGCGTTGTCCGGCGGGGTACACCGCGGGGCGTCGAACGTCTCGCGGAACGCCTCGCTGTCGGCGCGGGACGCCGTGACGTTCTTCGTCGCGCGGAGTCGCTCGACGGGACCGCTGGCGGACCCGGTGACGTTCACCAACTGAAAACTGAAGGTGCCGTTCCGGTACTGCATGTCCGGCGGCGAAATCATGACGCTCCCGTTTTCGGTTCGTTTCCAGACGCCGCCCGCCTGATACGCGACGACTTCGCCGTCCGCGCCGTGATACTCGATGGCACCGAATTCGATTCGCCTGCTACACGCCGGGTTCGACCCGTTCACGAGCGAGATGGTCATCGCCCCGTCGTTCGTGACTTCGACGTTCCCGTCCTGTCCGCCGAAATCGAGGATGTGCTCGTCGTTCGTTCCGAAGGCGACTTGGCTCAATCTGGCGTCCGCCTCCCGCATCGCGTGCTCCGCGTTCTGCACGCCGACCGTCCCCCGAATCTGATGAACGGCCGACGACCCGATGAGGAGGACCCCGACGACGGAAACCGTCACCAATCCGATCATCAAAACGACACCGATGAGCGGGGACTGCCCACGGCGATTTTTCGATTGTATGTCCGATTTCCGATGTGTCATCATTTCGTTTTCCACTTCGAAACTGCATAAATCTATACCAAACAGTCAATAGAAACGAATGGTTGGGGATCGGACGGGACGTGCGAGATTCCCTCAGAAGTCGGCGATTCGTTCGTTGTGGTAGCGGAGAAACTCGCTACCGACGGCGTGGCCCTTTCGAACGGTCAGGGTGTCCCCCACGGACCCGTCGTACGCGTGGTCCAGTTCGTGGGTTTTCGGGTCGATTCGGAGCAACCCGTAGTCCAAATCGCGGTGATGGTTGGGGCAGACGACGAGGAGGTTCTCCGGCATGTCCGGGCCGAAATGGGGGCCACCGAGCGGTTCGATGTGGTGCGCTTCCGCGTAGCCCTCGGTTCGGCTTCGTCGGCGGCGAGTCCCACAGAGCTGACACTCGTAGTCGTAGCGCTCCTTGAGTCGTTCGACTACCTTCCGGTTTCTCGTAACCGTCTCGACGGTCCGTCGGACCCGCTCCGGGTCGTCGGTTCCCTCGGGGAGTTCGGCGGGGGCATCCGGCCTCGCATCGGCGATACGGTCGAACTCGGCGGCGTCGATGTCCGCGAGGTCGAGCGACGCGATTTGGTAGCGCCCCGTGTCGTCCACGAACTCGATTTCGTCGCGGTCACGGAGTTGCTGGAGGATTTGCCGAACCTTCGCCTCGGGATGGTCGTTCCCCGGAAATCGCGTCCGGAGGTGGTCGATGCTGTTCGCGTACACCTCGTCGAGGGTGAAGACGGAACTCCCGGTGTGCGTGCGATGCCGTGCGAGCTCGACGCGAACGGCGTTCCGCCACGTGACCATGCCGCGGTGAACGGATCGGTGGTATATAGATCCTGTCACTCCTCGAACGATTGCGAAACGCGACGGAGGACGAATTCGAAACGCGACGAACCGCGATTCCGTCGAACGAAGATAATCGAGGACAAAATTGATGTTTAAACAACAAATATGTCGTGATATGGTCCTCGAAAACGGCTGGACGGTGTACGACAAACTGGCTGGCGTGTTCGCGCTCGTCCTCATGACGGGTTACTACCTCGTACCTGTTCAAAGCGCGGTCGTGGCGGCGTTCGACGTCGTTCTCGCTCCGTTCGCGGCGCTCGTTCCCGCCTCGGTGTTCCTGTTCGGGTTGGCCGGTGCGACCGGACTGTACTCGACGACTCTTCAGCTCCTCCTCCGAGATTCCGACGCGATGGAGCGATTACAGGAGCGGATGAAAACTCTGCAGGAGAAACTGCAGTCCCCGCCGGACGGCGACGATGCGGGGGCTCTCGAAGACGACCAACGCGAACTGATGCGGTCGTGGGTGGCGATGCTGAAACTACAGTTCCGTCCCTTGGTGTGGAGCATGTTGCTCACGATACCGGTGTTCCTATGGATTCGCTGGGCGATGGCGAATCCCGCGGCGGCGACGGTTCCGGTTGCGCTCTCGCTCCCCGTCGTCGGGCACGTCGCGCTGACCGCCACCCTCGTCGGGCCGGTGGAGGTCTGGCTCGTCTGGTATCTCGGCGGATCGATGTCGTTCAGTTTCGTCTCGCGGCGCGTGCTGTCGCGCGTCCTCGCGTGACCGGAGGAGGACGGACGACGAACGACGAGCGAACGGAAACCGGGACCGGAATTCCTCCACACCCCAACCCGGCGAACCGCCTACGACGGCATGATGACCGCACGCCCCTCGATTTCGCCGTGTTCGAGTTTTTCGGCGACGGTGTTGATGTCGTCGAGGCCGTACCTCGTCGTGTGCAGCGTGACGTCGCCGCGTTCGACGAGTTTGACCAGTTCCTGTAGCTCCGTGTACTTGCCCACCAGCGTTCCGCGGTAGGCGAACTCGCCGTCCACGAGCGACTGGGACGGTTCGTGGATGTGGCCGCCGTAGCCGACGACGTGGTGGTCGCCGCCGGGGGCAACGATGTCCGGGGCGTAGCCAGTCGTCTCGTCCGCGCCCACGAAGTCGATGACTTGCTCGGCACCCGCTCCGTCGGTGATGTCCGCGATGGTGTCGGGGACGTCCTCCGAACTCGGGTCCACCGTGTGGTGTGCGCCGAGTCCGTCGGCCAAGTCGCGGGCGTCCTCCTTCACGTCGAGGGCCGTGATTTCGACGGCGCTCATCGCGTCCAGACACTGGAGGCCGATGTGGCCCAGTCCGCCGACGCCGATGACGACGGCGTGGTCGCCGGGGTTGAGTTCTCGGGTGGCCTTCTTGACCGCGTGGTAGGCCGTGATTCCCGCGTCCGCGTGGGGCGCGATGTCCACGGGGTCCACCCCGTCGGGGAGCGGGATGACCGCCCGCTCGTTGGTCAGCAGGTATTCGGCGAATCCGCCGTCGGTCGTCAGGCCGGGGAACTGGACGTTCTCGCAGTACATGTCCTCGCCGAGGCGGCACTGACGGCACTGGCCGCACGTCATCACCGGATGGCAGATAACCGTGTCACCCTCCTCGACGGTGTGGACCTCGCCGCCGACTTCGACCACCTCCCCGGCGTTCTCGTGCCCGAGCGTCATCGGGAGGTCCTGGTCCACGTACTCCGTCCACATCCCCTCGATGACGTGGTTGTCGGTCTGACACCACCCCGCGCCTTTGACTTCGACCACGACGTGATTCGACCGACTCGGCTCCGGGCGGTCTACCTCGTCGATGCTGAGCGCGTGTTCCATATCCTCGGTGTACTCGTGCAGGCGTGCGGCTTCCATGGCGCGTAGAATAACCGTCGAATTACGCATAAATATTCGTGCACTACTCAATCCGGATATGTGTTTGGGCGCACATATTACATAATTGTAAATGACTGTTATGTGCTAGCAAGCCGTCCATGGGGTCGATATGTACCGCGGAACCGGAGACGGCCAATGGGAGAACGAGGAGGATGTGTTCGTCATCGACTCCCACATTCACTTTTGGGACGCGAGCGAAGAAAACATCATCCACGAGGGCGGCGAGCAGTTCATCCGGTGTTTTTACGATTATCACGCCGGATTCACGCCCGCGGAACGCGAGTGGACGCTGGAGGAGTACCGGAAATACTCGCAAGAGCGCATGATAGAGGACCTGTTCGGCAACGGTGCGGTCGATATGGGAATCTTCCAACCCACGCACTTGGAGGAGTTCTACGACGAGGGGTTCAACACGGTCGATAGGAACGCCGACTTCGCTGACGAACACGAGGACCGCTTCATCGTCAACGGTCGCTTCGACCCCCGCGAGGGTGAGGAGGGACTGCGGGAACTCGAACGCCAGAAGGAGGAGTTCGACATCCAAGGCGTGAAACTCTACACCGCCGAGTGGCTCGGCGATTCGAAGGGTTGGCGACTCGACAGCGAGGAGTCCTTCGAGTTCTTGGAGAAGTGCGCCGAGTTGGGTATCGAGAACATCCACCCGCACAAGGGACCGACGATTCGGCCGCTGAACAAGGACGCCTTCGACGTGAAGGACGTGGACGACGCCGCCACGTCGTTCCCGGACCTCAACTTCGTCGTCGAACACGTCGGGCTGCCGCGGCTGGACGACTTCTGTTGGCTGGCCGCCCAAGAACCCAACGTGTACGGCGGGTTGGCGGTGGCCGCGCCGATGGCACAGAACCGCCCGCGGAAGTTCGGCGAAATCATGGGCGAACTGCTCTACTGGCTCGGCGAGGACCGCCTGCTGTTCGGGAGCGACTACGCGCTGTGGAACCCCGACTGGCTGGTCGAGACGGTGATGAACGCGGAACTGACGGACGACCAGAAGGACGAGTACGGGGTGGAGTTGACGCCCGAAGTCATGCGCAAAATCATGGGCGAGAACGCCGCCCAGTTGTACGACATCGACATCGAGGAGAAAAAGCGTCAGTTCCGCGAGGACGCCATCACCGAACAGTTCGGCTTGGAAACCCACTACGAGACGACGGACTCCACGGCGGCCGACTAACGATGTCCGCGGACGATTCGAACTCCGACGGTTCGGAGCGAGACGGCGGACGGAATCCGACCCGCGCGGCCGTCCGGTCGGCGCTCGCCGAGGTGACCGACCCCGAACTCGACCGGTCCATCGTCGAACTCGAATACATCGACGACATCGCCATCGAACCCGGCGAACCGACGGACCTCGATAGCGCCGGGGAATACGGTAGAATCGGGAAATACGACGGAATCGGGGACCTCGACGGAACCGGGGACCTCGACGGAAGCGACGAGTCCGGCGCGCACGTCGAGGTGAGCTTCACGCTGCCGACGGCGTGGTGTTCACCGGCCTTCGCGTGGATGATGGCCATCGACGGGCGCGAGGCCGTCGAGTCGCTGCCGGGCGTCGCCCGCTGTGAGATGCACCTGAACGACCACATGCACGCCCGCGAGGTCACGGAGGGGGTCAACGGCGGTCGAGGCTTCGAGGAGACGTTCCCCGACGCCGACGGCGGAATCGAGGCGACCCGCGCGACCCTCGACTCGAAGGCTCGACTCGCGCGCCAGTACGTCGCCGTCGAGGCGCTGTTGGCGGCGGGGGTGACCCACGAGCAAATCGCGGCGATGTCTCGCGGGGACTGTCACCGTCTCCCCGGCGGGGAGTCCGTCGCCATCGACGTGCGGGGCGGCGCGCTCGCGGTCGTGGTGGACGCCGACCCGCTGGACCGGTATCTGGCAAAGGCCGAGCGAGTCGGCTGTTTCGCCGACGGCGACGACCGCCTCTTTCGGACGCCGGAGGGCGACCCCATCGACCCGGACCGGGGCGAACTCGTCCACCGGCGCGCGCGGCTCGCCCGGGTGAACATGGACGGTCAAGGCGGCGTCTGTGCCGCCCTTCACGAGGCGCGTCGTTCCGAATCAGCGCGTCGGTAGCCGGGTCTGTCGGGCGCGTTCACAGACCTCCGCTTCGAGGTCCAGCAAGCGTCGCTTCGTCGCGGTCCCGTCAGCCGCCGAATAGCCCTTCAGCGACCCGTCGCTCCCCACGACGCGGTGACAGGGAACCACCAACGGGACGGGGTTTCGACCGCACGCTTGCCCGACGGCGATGGGTGTCGTATCGAGGGCCGTGGCGAGTTCGCCGTACGTCCGCGTTTCTCCGTACGGTATGTCGGCCATCGCGCTCATCACGGTCCCGGTCATCCCGTCGGGAAGGGTGACGCGGAGGTCGAAATCCAGGCGGTCGCCCGATTCGTACTCTCGTATCTGGTCCCGGATTTCGTCGCTCGATTCCGCGACGAGCGACTCGTCGATGTCGATTGTAGTCTCGAAAATATTGACGTTCATGACTGTGTGTTCGATTCGTCCGTGATCCTCGAAGGTCGTCGGAACGGATAACCCCTCACCTCGGACTGAAACTGATAATCCGTCCGAAGCCGACCTCGACCCCGATCCTGACCCCGACCCCGACCGTCTCCGCGACGTACTCGACATCGAGCGACACGACTCTCCCAGATATTAATTACTCTTACTAGAAATAATAATTAAGTACTAAAAGATATGATTAAAATTGTCGTCGGTGGACGGCCGAGACCCGCCTGCATGTGGCAGTCAGTCGGGTGAGCGGTGGCCACCGGCGCAGTGGAGAGACCATGAATACTGACGAGTCAAGCGAATCGACGGGCGACGGCGTAGCGAACGGCGAACGAACGACGGGCGGATTTCATCGTCGGCAGTTCCTGAGTACCGCGGCGGTCGCACTCGGTGGCGCGTTCGCCACCGGCACCGCGAGTGCGGCCTCGAACGACGTCCACACCGAGGCGTTCGACGGGAACGACTGGACGCTTAGCTGGCGCGACGAGTTCGATGCCGGGTACATCGACACCGGCATCTGGAACTTCGAGACCGGGAACAACAACGGGTGGGGGAACAACGAACTCCAGTACTATCGGAGCAATAACGCGTGGACCGAGAACGGTCACCTCGTCATCGAGGCTCGCGAGGAGCAGTACGGCGGGTGTGATTACACCTCCGCGCGGATGACGACCCAAGGCAAGTACAACAAGCAGTACGGGCGGGTGGACGTGCGCGCCAAACTTCCGTACGGACAGGGCATCTGGCCCGCCATCTGGATGCTCGGGTCCGACATCGGGTCGGTCGGCTGGCCCGACTGCGGCGAAATAGACATCATGGAACTCATCGGCTCCGACCCGGACACCGTTCACGGAACCGTCCACGGTCCCGACTCCGGCGGGGCGGGCGTCGGCGGGTCCTACAGCCAAAGCAACTGGTTCTCGGACGCCTACCACACGTTCACGCTGACGTGGTACCCCGACGCCATCAAGTTCTTCGTGGACGGTCAGCAGTTCTTCGTGACCACGCTGTACGACGCGCAGAACGCGGGCCGAGAGTGGGTGTTCGACGACGGACCGTTCTTCTTCCTGCTCAACGTCGCCGTCGGCGGGGACTGGCCCGGCGCGCCGGACGCCAGCACGCAGTTCCCCCAGCGCATGGAGGTTGATTACATCCGAGTCTACGACTGGGTGTGAGCAGGCGCGAGGCGTTTCGGAGAGCGTCGGAGACGGTCGAATGCTATCTTTTTCGGGGCCGTGCGAACGGCAGGGCGCTCATTCATCCCCCTTCGAAGCACCCGGCGTAATTCCCGAAGCGACCGGACAACCACAGGGCTGGCATGCGTGACTGTCCGGCCCGCGCGTCACGACCAGCAGGACGGGCGCGCCACAGCGCGGACAGTCGGGGAACGGTTCTCGGGGCGAATCGTCCGGCGAATTCTCGGAGCACATGGGTTCGAGCGCGTGAACACGGACGCCACCACGGGCGCGATTCCCGACGCTTCGGCTCCCCACTGGGGCTAACGAGGAGTGTGTGGCCCGCGGATGGCTTCCGTGATTCTGTGTGTATGTCCTACCGACATAAATCTATGCTTAGCATATTCAAAAATCTGTCAAACCTATTCTAAAATATGCCTAGCATAGTTTCAATTAGAAAACCGACACATCTATGCGAATACTGGAGCATCCTCCCTCCAGCCAGATGCGCCGCCAACGAGCAGATTGGATGAATCCAGTCGATGACGAAATCATGGAACTCTTAGATGAATCTGGAGCGGGGACACCACAATCGTTGGCGAACGAACTCACCAAGAATAACGACTATATCGGTGTTCGATGCCGAGAACTCGCTTCGAAGGGTTTGTTGGAGCGGCCATCTCGCGGACTCTACGTTTTGACTGATGAAGGGAAGCAGTATCTCGCGGGGGAATTGGACGCGAGCGAGTTGGGGTAGGACGAAAAGAGACGCAGTAGAATAGTAATTCACCAATCAACATGTTTGTAGTTATTATAATATATTTTATATTTATAGAAGGAGTGTTAAATACGTCAATCAAACACTACCTGTAATTCGGGTTCATAATTAAGCACTCCTGACCATCGTAGGTAGAAAATCAGGGCAGGTTCTGGTATCTGTACCTGCTTATTTCGGTCTTTCACATAGTCAAACACAAAGTCTTCTACCTTCTCCGAATCCTTCACCCAATCGCTCATTCGCTCTACGTCTTGAGTGATGTTTCCACTTTGTGGCGATTTTCCATCGCACTCGCCATATATTCTATTTTTCAAACTATTGAGTTTAAAACTTGTGTTTGGTTCATTGATTGCGATACCACGAAGAACAGCATTGTACCGATCTCCTTTGGTCCCATCAATAAAATCATATTTTATATTTGTATTTCCTTTTGCAGCACCACTTATCAGATCATATACTGTAGAATAGGTTTTATTTAGGCCACCCGCTACGTTCCTTAGAACCTGTTTAATTGATTGTTCTTTAGAGTTAATTCCAATTCTTTCTCTTGCTCA is part of the Haladaptatus paucihalophilus DX253 genome and encodes:
- a CDS encoding methylated-DNA--[protein]-cysteine S-methyltransferase; the protein is MNVNIFETTIDIDESLVAESSDEIRDQIREYESGDRLDFDLRVTLPDGMTGTVMSAMADIPYGETRTYGELATALDTTPIAVGQACGRNPVPLVVPCHRVVGSDGSLKGYSAADGTATKRRLLDLEAEVCERARQTRLPTR
- a CDS encoding glycoside hydrolase family 16 protein, whose protein sequence is MNTDESSESTGDGVANGERTTGGFHRRQFLSTAAVALGGAFATGTASAASNDVHTEAFDGNDWTLSWRDEFDAGYIDTGIWNFETGNNNGWGNNELQYYRSNNAWTENGHLVIEAREEQYGGCDYTSARMTTQGKYNKQYGRVDVRAKLPYGQGIWPAIWMLGSDIGSVGWPDCGEIDIMELIGSDPDTVHGTVHGPDSGGAGVGGSYSQSNWFSDAYHTFTLTWYPDAIKFFVDGQQFFVTTLYDAQNAGREWVFDDGPFFFLLNVAVGGDWPGAPDASTQFPQRMEVDYIRVYDWV